The following are encoded in a window of Sutcliffiella horikoshii genomic DNA:
- a CDS encoding ABC transporter ATP-binding protein — MHNVIEVDSLRKEFKAYSSRSGLKGAFRDLFTRNYKIVPAVNDVSFTIKQGEMVGYIGENGAGKSTTIKMLTGILTPTSGTVRVNGMNPHKEREEFVRSIGVVFGQRSQLWWDIAVQESFRLLKKVYKVSDEDYNEHMDHVIETLDIGHLLDKPVRKLSLGQRMRCELAAALIHNPPLLFLDEPTIGLDVLVKLKIRQFLKEINEKYKTTILLTTHDMADIEALCERVVMLDEGKVIYDGSLQKLRNNWGEGKQIRFQFAQNVTEEQLTPLTPDLEVLWKNEGKETIWSAVVSKEEEEISELIGRVVGQFSITDLTIQEISTEEIIRNIYDKGMVAGTEPTSQKQPVLTHG, encoded by the coding sequence ATGCATAACGTCATAGAAGTAGATTCGCTTCGCAAAGAGTTTAAAGCATATTCTAGTCGTTCTGGTTTAAAGGGAGCATTCCGCGATCTTTTTACAAGAAACTATAAAATAGTGCCAGCCGTCAACGATGTTTCTTTTACCATTAAACAAGGGGAAATGGTCGGATACATCGGGGAGAATGGTGCAGGAAAGTCGACCACCATCAAAATGCTGACAGGAATTCTCACCCCGACATCTGGAACAGTACGAGTTAATGGGATGAATCCGCATAAAGAAAGGGAAGAGTTTGTCCGTTCCATTGGCGTTGTGTTCGGCCAGCGTTCCCAGCTTTGGTGGGATATTGCGGTTCAAGAATCTTTCCGCCTCCTGAAAAAAGTATATAAGGTCTCAGACGAGGATTATAACGAGCATATGGACCATGTGATTGAAACGCTTGATATCGGCCATCTTCTCGATAAGCCGGTAAGAAAGCTGTCGCTTGGACAGCGGATGCGTTGTGAACTGGCTGCGGCGCTCATTCACAATCCCCCGTTGCTTTTCCTCGACGAACCAACAATCGGCTTGGATGTATTGGTAAAACTTAAAATCCGACAGTTCCTAAAAGAAATAAACGAAAAATATAAAACAACGATTCTATTGACCACGCATGATATGGCAGATATTGAAGCACTTTGTGAGCGAGTGGTCATGTTAGATGAAGGAAAGGTCATTTATGATGGTTCACTCCAAAAGCTCCGTAACAACTGGGGAGAAGGGAAGCAAATTCGATTCCAGTTTGCTCAAAACGTAACAGAAGAACAACTTACCCCGTTGACTCCAGATCTTGAAGTGCTATGGAAAAATGAAGGGAAAGAGACGATCTGGAGCGCGGTGGTTTCGAAAGAGGAAGAGGAAATTTCTGAACTTATCGGTAGGGTAGTAGGGCAGTTTTCCATCACAGACCTTACCATTCAAGAGATTTCTACAGAGGAAATAATCCGCAATATCTATGATAAGGGGATGGTTGCCGGCACAGAGCCAACCTCCCAAAAGCAGCCGGTGTTGACTCATGGATAA
- a CDS encoding ABC transporter permease, with translation MDKYIEMIRIRFLMMLAYRTNYYSGILIYSINIGAYYFLWQAIYSGKEDIQGISTIQMTTYVAVAWMARAFYFNNIDREIAQEIKEGKVAVELIRPYNYLGMKTMQGLGEGIFRLAFFSVPGMVIVALVFPLEFSANFATWGLFGISIIFSFIVNTQINLLTGIMTFFLFNNDGLIRAKRVVIDLFSGLLLPISFYPLWAQDIMSFLPFQAISYIPSMIFTEGITGNAVFQALFMQMIWVFILIIPIQLLWNLAKKQLVVQGG, from the coding sequence ATGGATAAGTATATTGAAATGATCCGCATCCGTTTTTTGATGATGCTGGCATATCGCACGAACTATTACTCTGGAATCTTGATTTATAGCATTAACATAGGAGCCTACTATTTTCTTTGGCAAGCGATCTATAGCGGAAAAGAAGATATCCAAGGCATCTCCACCATCCAAATGACAACATATGTCGCTGTCGCTTGGATGGCTCGTGCTTTTTATTTTAATAATATTGACCGAGAAATTGCCCAAGAGATAAAAGAAGGAAAGGTTGCCGTTGAATTGATCAGGCCGTATAACTACCTTGGCATGAAGACCATGCAAGGGCTAGGTGAGGGAATCTTTCGCCTGGCATTTTTCTCGGTTCCAGGGATGGTCATTGTGGCACTCGTCTTTCCGTTAGAGTTCTCGGCAAACTTTGCCACATGGGGGCTTTTCGGAATCTCGATTATCTTCAGCTTTATTGTCAATACACAGATCAACCTGCTGACAGGAATTATGACGTTTTTTCTATTTAATAATGACGGACTTATCCGTGCCAAGCGTGTCGTGATTGATCTGTTTTCCGGGCTGTTGTTGCCAATCAGCTTTTACCCATTATGGGCACAAGATATTATGAGTTTCCTGCCGTTTCAGGCCATCAGCTATATCCCTAGTATGATTTTTACAGAGGGTATTACAGGAAATGCGGTATTTCAGGCATTATTCATGCAAATGATCTGGGTATTTATCCTGATTATCCCAATACAATTGCTATGGAATTTGGCAAAAAAACAACTAGTCGTGCAAGGAGGGTGA
- a CDS encoding ABC transporter permease — MFYVSMFFQYIGQYIKTRFQYRADLVVEILSDLLFQAVNLVFILVVFGHTQFLSGWSREEIIFIYGFFLIPYALFSSFFNIWDFNERYIVKGEMDRILTRPIHSLFQVVLERMELESLFGVFTGVAIMIYAGNLLNLTFAWYDYLLLIIFVLGGALVYAGIFVLLASIGFWSDARTSIMPMMYNIGNYGRYPVDIYNSVIRFVLTWILPFAFVGVYPSAYFLGRSEWYGYAFMTPFIGIAFFVLAVFVWNVGVTKYRGAGN; from the coding sequence ATGTTTTATGTTTCAATGTTCTTTCAATACATTGGCCAGTATATAAAAACTCGGTTCCAATACAGAGCTGACCTGGTTGTAGAAATCCTCTCCGACTTGTTGTTTCAGGCGGTCAACCTGGTCTTTATCTTGGTTGTCTTTGGGCACACACAGTTCTTGAGCGGATGGAGCAGGGAGGAAATCATCTTTATTTATGGTTTCTTTTTGATACCTTATGCGCTGTTTTCCTCGTTTTTTAACATTTGGGATTTTAATGAACGATATATTGTAAAAGGGGAGATGGATCGCATCCTGACGCGTCCAATCCATAGTCTGTTTCAAGTAGTTCTGGAGCGGATGGAACTGGAATCATTATTTGGGGTGTTTACTGGTGTGGCAATCATGATCTATGCTGGCAACCTGCTCAATCTGACTTTTGCCTGGTACGATTATCTTCTATTAATCATTTTTGTACTTGGCGGAGCACTTGTCTATGCGGGAATATTCGTCCTGCTTGCAAGCATCGGTTTCTGGTCAGATGCAAGAACATCCATTATGCCGATGATGTACAATATCGGAAACTATGGAAGGTATCCGGTTGATATTTATAACAGTGTTATCAGATTTGTCCTGACATGGATCCTCCCATTTGCCTTTGTCGGTGTATACCCGTCTGCATACTTCCTTGGGAGGTCCGAATGGTATGGTTACGCGTTTATGACTCCATTTATCGGAATAGCATTTTTTGTTCTAGCCGTATTTGTCTGGAATGTCGGAGTAACGAAATATAGAGGTGCAGGGAATTAA